In the Geitlerinema sp. PCC 9228 genome, CTTGGCTTGATAAGTTCGTTTTTGCAGGCGGAAGACGTGACGTTCGACTTTCTTCCAGTCGATATCTCGCCATTCCAGTCTCACCGTATTGTTTCCAACCGTTTTGGACGTATCCATGCTACTTTCGACCTTATCTTCCAAGTCATCGAGAGTCTGTCAGCATATATTGGGTATTACCCCAATCGTTCGCTTCTGACTCTATCCTGCCCACCGCAGGCTTGCGGATGGTTTCCTACTCAAGGCATCGACCTTATTCCTTGAGAGCCATACGGGGGGTTACTTCGTTCCAGATACCGATTGGTTGTGCCCTTAGGATGTCACTCTACGCCGGGTTGGTTTAGGGTGTGTGAAAGGTCACCGACCAACTTGCCTTTCCTATA is a window encoding:
- a CDS encoding reverse transcriptase N-terminal domain-containing protein; this encodes MDTSKTVGNNTVRLEWRDIDWKKVERHVFRLQKRTYQAKRRGDVATNIATMQKLPMMVVLVLMTRAKLLSPRM